Proteins from a genomic interval of Lolium perenne isolate Kyuss_39 chromosome 1, Kyuss_2.0, whole genome shotgun sequence:
- the LOC127299144 gene encoding plant intracellular Ras-group-related LRR protein 8: protein MESSPPTITVHVKFAGRTIPVVVSASASTAELKLLLQPLTNVLPRGQRLICKGKVLVEAASLSSMQVGNGSKVMLIASEGLHQGDGPITKNSSGPAASAKRISNVKENHTQKQEIVSKSRAERWKITGVIALSDSSLKAVPEEVWDCGSSVRVLDVCNNSIEAIPQKIVALKSLNKLLVTANDISDEGICWEGLSRVQGLIVLSLSQNRLVTLPPSLGSLTFLRELRIANNMLGNLPVEIGLLKQLEILIANNNRITLLPSSIGDCESLIEVNLSSNLLAELPEAFGNLQNLKTLIIRNNGLNSLPSTLFKKCWRLTTLDLHGTGITNDILRQVEGWEEFDERRRQKYQKQLDFRVGSSGVFDEGADDSDRRS from the exons ATGGAGAGCTCGCCGCCCACCATCACCGTCCACGTGAAGTTCGCCGGCCGAACCATTCCGGTGGTGGTTTCGGCTTCCGCCTCCACGGCGGAACTtaagctcctcctccagccgctcaCCAACGTCCTCCCCCGCGGCCAGAGGCTCATTTGCAAAG GAAAAGTTCTCGTGGAAGCAGCGAGCCTGAGCTCGATGCAGGTGGGTAACGGATCCAAGGTTATGCTCATCGCTTCGGAGGGTCTCCATCAGGGG GACGGTCCTATCACTAAGAATAGCAGTGGTCCGGCAGCAAGTGCAAAGAGGATCTCAAATGTCAAGGAAAATCACACACAAAAACAGGAGATTGTCAGCAAAAGCCGAGCGGAGCGATGGAAGATAACAGGTGTTATTGCATTATCTGATTCCAGCTTAAAG GCAGTACCTGAAGAAGTCTGGGACTGTGGCTCCTCAGTACGAGTACTAGATGTCTGTAACAACTCTATTGAAGCAATTCCACAGAAAATTGTTGCCCTTAAATCATTAAAT AAATTGTTGGTAACTGCCAATGATATATCTGATGAGGGAATCTGCTGGGAAGGTCTATCACGTGTTCAGGGACTAATAGTTTTATCTTTAAGCCAAAATCG ATTGGTTACTTTACCTCCGAGTTTGGGCTCATTGACCTTTCTACGTGAACTTCGCATTGCAAATAACATGCTTGGTAACCTACCTGTTGAAATAGGTTTGCTGAAGCAGCTAGAGATCTTGATAGCAAATAATAATAG GATAACGTTGTTGCCTTCCTCTATAGGAGACTGTGAATCTCTCATTGAG GTTAACTTATCATCAAATCTTTTAGCTGAGCTACCAGAGGCTTTTGGAAACCTTCAAAATCTAAAG ACTTTGATTATAAGGAATAATGGTCTTAATTCCTTACCATCAACTTTATTCAAGAAGTGCTGGCGGCTGACCACACTTGATCTCCATGGCACTGGAATCACAAATGATATTCTTCGACAG GTTGAGGGCTGGGAGGAGTTTGATGAACGTAGGCGGCAGAAGTATCAAAAACAGCTGGATTTCCGTGTGGGATCATCAGGCGTCTTcgatgaaggtgcggatgatagCGACAGGCGTTCATAA